The genomic DNA ACGTGCGGCATTGGCTGATCAATCCGCAACTTGTCATCAACTGTGAAGGTGTCTATGACACCCATGGACTCCAGCATCTTTATCGTGTTATAGACCGTCGAGATCCCTACCCTTGGAAGCTGTTCCTGAGCTTCCTGGAAGAGGTCCTTGAGGGAGGCATGATCTTTAACTCTCGCTAATATTAACTTAGTCAAAAGCACCCTCTGCGGTGTTACCCTCTTCTCCTCTTCGCTTATCTTCCTGATTACCTCCTGCAGCTTAACCTGTAGCTCCTCGCCCTCTTCAGCCTTCATTTTTGGTCATTATCGCATTCTTAGAAGAGGGCTTTTATACCTAAATTTATGTTAGATCCTGGCCTCTCATGTACTCTGTTAACTTTCTCTGCCTCTTTATAAGGCTTAAGAGATAACTTGACTGAAAAACGTAGGAAGGATCGGCCTTAAGCCACCTTGATATGAAGCTGGCCAGCTCCTCCTTACTGTTGACGGTCTCGGGCCTCTTAGATAGAGCCAGCCTGACGCTCTCCCTGATGTGCCAGTTGCCGACAGGGGCGTAATACGTGGGCAGGATCTCCCTTATGATAAGCGCGTCGGCCCTCCTCCTTATTGAGGCCAAGTGCTCAAGGACCGCCAGCCTGGCCGCCGAGAAGCCGCCGTCCATCGCCGTAGCCCTGCCCAATGGGTCCTCCCTGACCACCCACAGGATAGGCTTCGACGCAGCGTTGGCCCAGACGCTCATGGGGTGCCAGATCTCAATCCACTCAAACGATCCCTCGCCTGGCAGCAGGGCTATTAGGAACCTGTTCCCGAGGTACTCGTGGGTGTAGACCCTGATCTCGCTGATCTCCTCCAAGTCCCTTATCTGCTCCCTTAACATCCTCGACAGCGAGTCGTCAACTGCTGTTATGGCCCAGCGCGTTGGGACCATCTTACGCCCTCTGAGCCTCCCAAGGAAGCCAAGGCTCAATAGGTCCTGGATCTTGTACACGTCAACGCCTGACCTGTAGAGCTCCCAGATGGCCTCCTCCGCCTTAGCGTCATCCCATATAATTCTCTCAACAGGCGCCCTCAGCTTTGGCGACCCAGTTATCACCATTCTCTCAACAGGCGCCCTTGGTCCTACTGGCTTAGTTACCCCGTCAAACCTGAGCGTTGGCACTGGGGGAGCCTTCAGTATCAGCTCTGAGTCCACGGGCCTCTCGGAGACCATGGCTAGCCCGATCTCAGCCTCGTACAGCCTCCAGGGCTCGTGGACGCTCGCTCTCTGAAATGCTGACACCAGGCTCCCCCTGAGCCTGACTATCCTAGCCAGCGACTCTGACCTCAGGGCCCACTCGACAGGCGCGTCATGATATGCCGCCTCCTCCCCCTTCTCGCCCGGGGGTACCATGAAGTAGATCAGTACCTTAGGATAGCCGTACTCTCCCACGAGGGCGCTTGGAGGCGTCGCCCCATCAACGTCCCTTCCTGACGTCAGCTGGACCGCCCTGAGCTGGGCTCTGAACTTCTCAAGGATCGGGCAGTAGGGCAGACCGCACAGCAGCCTATAGCCCTTACATCTGGCGCAGAGCTCAGGCGGTATCCTCGGCAAGCCTCTCTCCTTCTCAGGAGTAAAGTAGGGCCGCGTGCAGTTTTGAGGATCTAGGGTATAGCCTCACGGCCTCAAGGTTCTCGGGCACTATGACCTCTGGCGACGTCTCAAAGCCCAGCTTGTCCCAGCGGGTCTTGATAGTTGAGGCCAGGGACGCCAGCTGAGCGGTCTCGCCGTGGTTAAGCACCACTATCCTTGGCTTCGGCGTGAGCCTCCTCAGGAAGGCCAGTAGCTCACTCCTGTTAGCGTGCCCTGAGAAGCCCTCTATCCTCTGGACCTCCAGGTTCACCTTAAAGGTCCTCAGCTTGCCCTCGTCCTCGAGCTGCACCTCCTTCTCGCCATCAGCTATCCTCCTGCCCAGGGTGCCTGAGGCCTGGTAGCTCACGAAGACCAAGGCATTCCTAGCGTCCTCCGCCAGCCTCTTGAAGTACTCCAGTATGGGGCCGCCTACCATCATGCCGCTCGTAGATATTATTATGGCGGGTCCCTGGGTGTAAATGGCCTCATCCCTCTTGCTCTGATCGTTAACGAACACCATCTGTGGCGTTATGAAGGGGTTGCTGCCTTGGTTCAGCATCTCATCCCTTATCTCCTTAGACAGGAGCTCAGGGTAGGCAGTATAAATGGCCGTGACCTCATATATGAGCCCGTCTATGTAGATGGGCATCTCGGGTATCTTCTTCTCGGCCATGGCCTTACCTAGGAGGACCATCATGTCCTGGGCACGGCCTACGGCCATAACCGGTATGAGAACCTTGCCCCCTCTCTGGTGAACAGCGTTTATGAGCTGGAACAGCCGCTGCTCCGCCTCCTCGCGTGGAGGTGTGTCGGTGCCCCCGTACGTGCTCTCCATGATCAACGCCTCAACCCTATGATATTCTGTGTTCGCGGGCGGCTGAAGACGAAGGGCCTTGTTCTCCTTTATGCTGTAGTACTTTATGTCGCCCGTGTAGAGTATGTTGAAGAGGCCCTGACCTATGTGGATGTGAACTAGGGCGGAGCCCAAGACGTGGCCGGCGTCGCTGAACGTGAGCTTGGCGTCCGGGGACAGGTCAGTAACTACATCATAGTTCACGGTTATAGTATGGTTAAGCATTGTGGTCAGGTCCTTGAGCGTGAAGGGGGGCTCCTTGCCCTCCTTGACAAAGACGTCTATGAAGTCCTTCAGGAGCAGGGTTGCTATATCCCTTGTTGGCGGGGTCATGTAGATGGGCCCCCTGTAGCCGTACTTGTAAAGCAGCGGCGCCAAGCCTACGTGATCCATGTGGGCGTGGGAGATCACCACCGCGTCAAGCTCGTCTATCCTCAGCTCGGACGCGTCAAACCTAGGGTAGGAGTCAGGCCCGAAGCCGCTCTGTGAGAACCCCACGTCAAGAAGTATCTTGCTCTCGGCCGTGTCCACTAGAACGCATGACCTTCCGACCTCGCCAAAGCCCCCAAGGCCTACGACCCTTACATGCCTTGGTCCTACTATCATGTCCCTGTAGATCCTCTCCCCTATGTCCCTTAGGGCCTTCCTGCGCTCTGCTGACGCCATAAGGTAGAGCTCATTAATTGAGTACAGGGTCTTGCTCAGCAGCGGCGGCTTCCTCTGAACCTCAAGCCTCCAGCCCGTCTGCGCAAGGACCTGGTTCCTGAAGGCCTTGCCCTTGCCTATTAGCTTCCCTGGCTTATCCGTCAGTACCCTTACCTCGCCCAGGACCTCGTCAAACTGTATATCGCTAGGGTCTATCGTGACGTCCTCGGGGGCGTTCTCAATTATGTACCTTAACGTGAACTCCTTTGTAGCCCTGGCCTTCGGGTCGCTCCTTACAACTATCCTCTTCCTCAGCTGCTTCGCTAACTCCTTTACCTTCTCCTCGCCCTCTAGCATCCACCTCGGGTTCTTGACGTAGATCGCTATCTCAGGGCCCTCGAACTCTATCTTCGTGATCTCGGCGTCGCCCAGGTTCTTATAAATCTCAGTAACTATGAGCCTACGTAGCTGCGTGCCTGATACCAGGCGGCGCTCCTCTCCTGTCTGGGGCTGACTCTCCAACGCGATCACCTGGTGATAGGTCTCCAGGAAGCAGGCTCTGCGGGTCTCTAACTTGCTCTGAAAGGTATAAACCTTTCCTGATACGTTTTATGACCTATTATAGTGACGTCTATTCCGTCGCCAGTCGCGGCGTCCCTTAATATCGCGGACCTAACGGCTTCAGAGGCCAGCTTGACAGCGCCTTCAAGGTCAAGGTCCTCAGAGTAGCCCCTCTCAAGGACTCCCAGCGCCACTGGCGAGCCTGAACCGCTTGCCGTCATCTTCTCTTCCGTAACTCCTCCATAAGGGTCTATAGCGTAAAGCCGAGGGGCCGTGTCGTAACCCCCTATGATCAGCTGAACTATGTAAGGGAAGTATTTGCTCGAGGAAAGCACGTTAGCGAGGAGGGTAGCCATGCCGTAAATGCTGAGCCTCCTACCCGTGTTCATCTCGTAATATCTTGCCTCCTCTCTGACTACATCTGCGAGGGCCTGGGCGTCCGCGACGAGGCCTGAGATCGTCATGGCGGCGTAGTCAGTGACCTTCACTATCTTCTTGACGGACCTGCTCGCTATCAGGAAGCCAGCCGTGGCCCGCTTGTCGGCGGCAAGCACTACGTAGTCCTTAATGACGAGACCCACGGTAGTGGTTCCATGCCAAGCCTTAACGCTGTAACCCCAGTAGTTTTCGCTCATGTTCTTTGCCCCATCCATATACAGGCGTCTCCCCTTAAAATGTGATTTATCAAAAGCTACCCTATGACCTTGGTCCTTATAGCCAGCTCCTCGGCCGCCTCCCTCGTCAGGCCCTTCTCACCAAGTATTGTGTACCTCTCCGGCCTTATTGAGGCCGCCTTAACGAGGGCCTCTATGACCTCTTCCTCCTTAACGCCAAGCTCCTTAGCAGTCGTCGGCGCCCCGGCCTCCTTGAGGAGCCTCCTAACGCGTGACCACCTGAGGCCGTGAAGATACGACATCATTATTGTGCCAACGCCCACGGCCTCGCCGTGGAGCGGGGGGCTCTGGCTAATCATCTCTAGCGCGTGGGCGAAGAGGTGCTCAGAGCCGCTCGCCGGCCTGCTACTTCCAGCTATGCACATGGCGACGCCGCTGCTCACTAGGGCCTCGACCAGCGCTCTAAGGCCTTCCCTGTTGCCTGCGCCTATCTGCCTAGCGTAAGCGCTCACGTGCTTGGCGCTCATCAGCGCTAGGCTTGCAGCGTAGGCGCCGTAGTACTCACCCCTGAGCCTATGGGCCAGCCTCCAGTCAAGGACGGCCGTGAACTTGCCTATCAGGTCGCCAAAGCCCGCCGCCGCAAGCCTCCTAGGCGCGGAGGCCAGAACGTCTATGTCAAGCAGCAACAGCTTAGGTGGCCTGGCGAGCTTGGAGTAAGGCCTCTCGAACCCCCTGAGAGTGGCAAAGGGGCTGGTTATACCGTCATGGCTTGGTGAAGTTGGGACGCTCACGAAATCCTTCCCCAGCTCGGCTGCCGCGTACTTAGCCAGGTCTATGCTTCTGCCCCCTCCAAGTCCCATGAGGATGTCAGCACGGTCCTTCTCGGCCTCGGACGCGACCCTCCTGGCCTCATCAACGGTGGCTGGCCCTGTCACTAGGTAGGTCACGCTAAAGCCCGCGTCCTCAAGCATTTCCTTAACCTTTTTATAATATAACTGTAGTATATTTTGGCCCGTGACCACGTAGACAAGGCCTCCCTTGTTGAAGAGCTCCTTAAAGTGGGTACCTAGCTGGGAGAGGACGCCCTCCCCCACAACAATCCTCTTGGGCAGATCAATTATGTGTTGACCCTGATACACCTAGCTGGCCTCCCTAGCTCCGAGAAGTTCCTAGCCATTATGAAAGTAACTCGCACCTCGTCAAGAAAAAAGACTTCAGTCTGAGGATGAAGAAGTTGACGACTTACCGCTCTCCTCCTCTTCCTTCTTCTCCTCGGGCTTCTTGCCGGCGCCTGTCTCGGTCCTCTTGGCCGCGACCATGTCGTCTATCCTGAGTATCAGCGTTGCGGCCTCGGTGCCCGCCTTGTAAGCGTTGAGCTTGACCCTCAGAGGCTCTATGACCCCCGAGGCCCACATGTCTATGGGGTTCCCGGTATTGAGGTCAACGCCATACCACTTCTTGGAGGCGTCCGAGTGAGAGCTCCTGAGCTTCATCAACACGTCGATAGGGTCATGACCGGCGTTCGTGGCCAATGTCTGGGGTAGCGACTCAAGGGCCCTCGCGAAGGCCTCAACGGCCAGCTGTATCTTGCCCGGCACTGTCTTAGCCCACTCCCTCAGGTGCTTTGCCAGCTCCACCTCTACAGAGCCGCCCCCGGCGACCACCTTGCCGTCCATTATGGCGTCAGCTACGGCGCTCAGAGCGTCATGTATGGACCTCTCAGCCTCATCAACTATCCTTTCGAAGCCGCCCCTTATCAGTATGGTCACGCTCCTCGGGTTCTTGGCGCCCTCTATGAAGACCATCTTGTCCTCCCCTACCTTCCTCTCCTCCACGAGGTCAGCGTAGCCCAGGTCCTCAGGCTTGAGGTCATCTATGTTGGTCACTATCTTTGCGCCGGTGGCCCTGGCGAGCTTCTCTACGTCGCTCCTCTTGACCCTCCTCACGGCGAGTATGCCCTTCTTGGCCAGGAAGTGCTGGGCGACGTCGTCAATTCCCTTCTGGGTTATTACAACGTTGGCGCCCGTCGCGGCTATCTTCTCAACCTTCTCCTGGAGGATCTTCTCCTGCTTATCAAGGAGCCTCTTTATGGCGTCGGGGGAGGATATGCTTATTTCCATGTCTATCTCAGGCTTCTGTATCTCGAGGGGCGCGTCGAGGACCGCTATCTTGGCGTTGGTCACCCTCTTCGGCATGTCTGGGTGCACGACCTCCTTATCTATAACGATCCCGTTGACGAGCTGGGTGTCGAGGAGGCTGCCTCCGTGCTTCTTAACTATCTGAACGTTATTTATGTCAACGTACCACTTGTCGCCCCTCTTCTCAGCCACGGCCTTAACCGCCTGGACCACCAGCTTAGCGAAGTAATCGCGGGCCTCGCTGACGGCCTTGCTGCTCAGGCTCGTCTTAGCTACCTTCACCAGGATGTCGTCGTCCTCGTACCTAACGGTCTCTGCCAGCTTGTCTATGAGCTCGCTCGTCTTATCAAGGGCCATCTTGTAGCCCTGAATTATGATCGTTGGGTGTATGTTCCTGTCCAGCAAGTCCTCTGCCTGCCTGAGAAGGTCACCCGCGAAGATCACCGACGTCTTAGTGCCATCCCCTGCCTCCTCGTCCTGGCCCTTGGCGGCCTGAACTAGCATCTTGCCAGCTGGGTGCTGGATGTCCATCTTGTCAAGTATGGTGGCCCCGTCGTTAGTTATCGTCACGTCGCCAAGGCTGTCGACAAGCATCTTGTCCATGCCCTTAGGTCCGTAAGTCGTCTTAAGTATCTCCGCGACCGCCATGGCTGCCATCATGTTGTTCCTAAGGGCCTCACGGCCTGCAGCCCTCTGAGTGCCCTCCTTGAGTATAATCACTGGAACCCCCATGGTCTCAAGAGGGACTGACATCTCTTTTCACCTTCTTCCCTAATCCTATGGTCTATGCTAGACCGCCTCTATAAAAGATTTTCGCTCAAATGCCCAAGTCGTCTTAACGCTTTTTAGTCCTAGGCAAGGGAAGGCTAGTCGGTGCATTGCTTGGGGAAGGTCAGGACGTCGCTAGTGAAGAGGACCGCTAGGGAGCTCCTCGCGAAGTACCCAGACCTGTTCACCGAGGACTTTCAGCACAATAAGAAGGCTGTGTCCCAGCTGACGGCCTGGGGTTCTAAGAAGCTCAGGAACCAGGTGGCCGGCTACGTGACGAGCCTGGTCAAGCTACAGAAGAAGAGACAGCAGCTCAGGGCAGCCGAGGAGGGCCAGGCTGCTCAGTGAGGGTTCGGCTTGGCCCAGGTCAGGGTAAGGCTTCTGGGGGCCCTCAAGGAGAGAACTGATGGCAAGCAGGAGGTCTGGGTAGAGGCCAGGAGCTGGAGCGAGGCCCTAAGGGCTCTGTTAGCGTCCTACCCTCAGCTCTCAGTCGCCGTTGATGACCGCGGGAGGCCAAGGCCAGGCTTCCTAGTGTTCGTGGACGGCGTTGACTGCAGGCTCCTTGATGAGGGAGCGCCGGCAAACGAGGTAGACCTGCTCCCCGTCAACCACGGCGGCGTGGAGTTCAGGTTCGTAACGTGGAATGATGTAGAGGAGGCGATCAGGAGGATCGCAGATAAGATCCAGGCGTCCTCATTTAAGCCCGAGGTCATAGTCGGCGTTATGAGAGGGGGCGTCGTACCTGGGAGACTTCTGGCTGACAGGCTCGGCATAGAGGACATAGGGGTCATTGAGGTGAAGCTTTACATTTCGGCCGGCCAGAGAGGCGAGAGGCCTTACCTCAGGCAGCCGTTGACGCTTTCGATCAAGGATAGGAGGGTCCTGCTAGTTGATGACGTAAGCGACTCAGGCCTCACCCTTCAGTTCTCGGTCCAGGCGCTGTCGCTATACATGCCAGCTGAAATAAAGACGGCGACCCTTTACATAAAGCCCTGGACCAAATACGTCCCCGATTACTACGCTGAGCAGGTAAACGAGTGGGTAATATTTCCGTGGGAGACGGAAGAGTTTGAAAGGGAATATAGGACACATAGGTAATCCTGTATCCCCTGCGGTGCCCTATGAGGATAGTCATAGCCCTGGGAGGTAACGCCCTTCAGAAGCCTAACGAGAAGGGGACCCCCTCTCAGCTCTGGGACAACGTACGGAGGACCGCTAGGCTCCTCGCAGCCTCTATAGGCGATAACGAGGTGGTGATAACCCACGGCAACGGTCCTCAGGTAGGTCAGCTGCTCGAGTCCATGATTATGGCAGCTGACATTTATCCTGTTCAAACCATCGACATAGCTGACGCTATGACCCAGGGGTGGCTTGGCTACCTGATTCAGACGGCCCTTGAGGAGGCCCTGGGCTTCAGGCGACGCGTCCTTGCGCTGATCACAAGGGTTTTGGTAGACGCTAAGGATCCCTCCTTCCTAAACCCCTCCAAGCCTGTGGGCAGGATAGTAAGCCAAAGGGAGGCCGAGGAGCTCTCCAAGAGGTATGGGTGGAAGTTCGAGCGGGACCCCAGAGGGGGCTACAGGAGGGTTGTGCCCAGTCCTGAGCCCCTGGAAGTTCTTGAGCTGCCAATCATAGAGCGCCTTATCAAGGATGGAACGGTAGTCATTGCGGCAGGAGGAGGAGGAATACCGCTCGTAAGGCAGGGCGATAGGCTGATGCCCGTTGAAGCTGTGATAGACAAGGACCTGGTCAGCGCTCTCCTGGCAATTGGGCTGAGAGCTGACAAGTTCGTAATACTGACGGACGTCGAGGGCGTGGCAATCAATTACGGGAGACAGGACCAGAGGTGGCTCAAGGAGGTCACAACTGAAGAGCTAAAGGTCCTTTACGCTAAGGGCGAGTTCCCGCCCGGCTCCATGGGCCCAAAGGTCCTGGCGGCTGTTAGGTTCGCTGAGGCCACAGGCAACCCGGCAATCATAGGAAGCCTTGACGAGGCGCCTGACGTAATAGCTGGCCGCCGCGGGACTATCGTAAGGCGGCCCTAGCCTAAGAGGCCGTTAGGTAGACGCCAAGTCTTCCCTTAACCTCGCCCCGGCGGCCAAAAGCTTCTCCCTGAGCTCCATAGGTATCTCTTTCGCCTTCCCCTCAGCCTCATCATAGAATACGGCAACTATCTTGCACCTAGCCGAAAGTTTGCCGCTGCTTTCATCGTAGAACTCATAAAGATACTGTAGGCTGCTCCTGCCTATAATCACGTCAGTTATATCAACCCTGTAAACGGCGCCAGGCCTAAGCGGGCTCTCGTAGTCGCACTCGGCGTGGACGCGCGGCATGAGGATCCTTGAGCCGGGTGGGCCCCTCTGCGTTACGCCAAGGGAGGCCAGGAACTCCTCCTCTGTCCGCTCGCAGACCCTGAAGAAGTTGGAGAAGTGCATCATGAGCGCTGCGTCGGTCTCGCTCCAGTAAACCCTGTACCTCTTCGAGTAGAGGGGGGACATACGCGTCGTCCTGCCACGAGCACTGCCAAATTTAAATTAGTTTCACCAGACAACGCCAACGAGGTGTGAGGCTTGGCCGTAGCCACAGAGCCCGCTAGGAGGTTCACTGCGAGGCTTAACTCCCTGATGGACAGGGTGGTCACGGTCGTCACGAGAGAAGGGCGGCAGTACACAGGTAAGCTCGTGGGCTTTGACCCTGCGAGCCTTTCAGTGGCGCTTGAAGAGGTCAGGGACCAGCAGGGCTCGAGCTGGCCTGTGGTCATCGTGATGGGCAACAACCTCGCCGAGATAAGGGTAGCCGAGTCCGAGGTCTTTAACGCGAAGGAGTTCGCAGAGTTCATAGCCAGGTTCGGCAACATAGACAGGTCTCAGATAAAGGTCTTCGAGGACGCTAACGTAGTGGAGGTCAGCAGGAACATAAGGGTCTCAAAGAACGGCGTTGAGGGCGCTGGGCCGCTCGCCCAAAAGGTCAACACACTCTATCGGGAGTACCTCAGGACGAAGGGGGTAACAGTAAGCAGATGACCGTTTTCAAGATAAGGGACTTCGAGCTGGCTGGAAGGATCGGCACCCTGATAACTAAGGGGGGACAGGTGGAGACCCCTGCCTTCTTTCCTGTCATAGATCCCATAAGACAGGAGGTCAGTATCAGCGACATAGAGGAGGTGGGCTTCAGGCAGGTAATAACTAACGCCTACCTGCTTTACAAGAGGTTTAGGGACAGGGCGCGGGGCGAAGGGGTTCACAGAATCCTAGGCTTCAACGGCACCGTCATGACCGACTCAGGCGCCTATCAGCTGCTTGAATATGGAGAGATCGATATTGATCAGGACACAATAATAGGTTACGAGAGGGACATAGGCAGTGACGTAGCTGTCATACTCGACCACCCCACAGGCGACGTCAGCAGGGCTGAGGCAGAGGAGAGCGTTAAGAAGACCCTTGAGAACGCTGTCAGTGCCCTTAAGCTCATAGGGTCTCCAGAGGAGTCTAAGACCGTATGGGTCCTCCCAATACAGGGAGGCAGGTACCTTGACCTTGTCGCCAGGAGCGCGGAGGAGTCCTCCAGGTTGCCCTACCCCATGTACGCCTTAGGCAGCCCCACCGTCTTCATGGAGAAGTACAAGTACAGCGCAGTTCTTGACATGCTTGGGACGGCCAAGCTGAGGCTGCCGCCTGAGAGGCCTCTTCACCTCTTCGGCGCAGGCCACCCGCTGATGTTCCCCTTTGCGGTGGCCCTGGGCGCGGACACCTTCGACTCAGCTTCATACGTGCTTTACGCAAGGGACGACAGGTACATGACGGACTACGGCACGGTCAGGCTTCAGGAGCTTGAGTACTTCCCGTGCTCCTGCCCCGTGTGCAGCAGGTACACTCCCAAGGACCTGCTTGAGATGCCGCCCGCTGAGAGGCGGAGGCTCCTAGCGCTTCACAACCTTTACGTTATAAAGAGGTCCATTGAGAGGGTCAAGCAAGCCATGAGGGAGGGAAGGCTGTGGGAGCTCCTCGTGGAGATCTCAAGGTATAGGCCTGAGGCCCGGGAGGCCCTGAGGACACTCTCTAAGTACTATAAGCTCCTTGAGGAGTACACGTCCAGGTCAAAGGGCTCCTTAAGGGGCCTCAGGCTTATCTCCATAGAAAGCGTCTGGAACCCTCGCGTCATGCGGTACCGCTCATGGGCCGCCTCCCGGTACGCGCCCTACGCCAAGAGGGTTTTGCTCAGGCCGCTCCTGTCCTCAGCGGGCAGGTGCACTTCTGAGAAACCAGGAAGCAAGGACCTTGAGGTTATCTACTACATGCCTTACCTTGGGCTCGTGCCAGCCAGCGCCTGCGGGGCCTACCCAACGGCCCAGCACAGGTACTCAGGCGTCGTAGATGATGACGTGATAAGGGACTTAGTAAATTTCGTAAGGGCCTTCATAGCAAGAGTTAGAAGGATGGGCTATGAGGTCTCAGCTGAGGCTACCTATAGGAGGGCTTGGAGTGTAGAGGTTGGAAGGGAGCTAGAGAGGATGGGTGTAAGCGTTACGTGGCTTGGCCCGAAGAAGAGGCTTACATGAATATTGTGCCGCCGCGTCCCTCCCTGCTTTCCTGCGAGAGCATCTCAACGATCTTCTCCATCTCCTCCTTCTGCTTGGCCGCGAGCTCCTCCAGCTCCGCCAGCGATGCGGACATGCCGAGTAGCTCCTCAAGTATCACCCTAGCGCCCACGAGGGCAGCGTCATAATCAACTCCTGTAACTGATGAGTAGGGCAGAACCATCACTGACGGTATCCCGAAGTGCTCCATGTACACGTGTAAGAGTGCTAAGGGACCTACGACGCCAAGGCCCTCCTCCATTGTTGGCGCCTTAAGCTCAGGGCCTCTGTAAAAAGAGTTGCGTAGCCACCTGTAGCCGTACTTCTCGCCAGGCGGCTCATAGTCCCTGCTGAGCCCGCCGACCAGGATCGCCGTTGAAATGCCGACCCTGGAGGCCCACGAGGCCAGCTCGCGGCAGTACATAGCCTGGTCACGGGTCTCCGGCACGGCCCTGTTGATGACTGTAACTATATTGTTGCCGTGGTAGATCTCGAACGGGAAGCTGACGCCGTCGTCCTCCATGATTATAACCGATGGAAGCCTGGGCGTCAGAACGTAGCCGGCCTTGCGAAGCTTGAGGGCTGACGACAG from uncultured Acidilobus sp. JCHS includes the following:
- a CDS encoding thermosome, archaeal: MSVPLETMGVPVIILKEGTQRAAGREALRNNMMAAMAVAEILKTTYGPKGMDKMLVDSLGDVTITNDGATILDKMDIQHPAGKMLVQAAKGQDEEAGDGTKTSVIFAGDLLRQAEDLLDRNIHPTIIIQGYKMALDKTSELIDKLAETVRYEDDDILVKVAKTSLSSKAVSEARDYFAKLVVQAVKAVAEKRGDKWYVDINNVQIVKKHGGSLLDTQLVNGIVIDKEVVHPDMPKRVTNAKIAVLDAPLEIQKPEIDMEISISSPDAIKRLLDKQEKILQEKVEKIAATGANVVITQKGIDDVAQHFLAKKGILAVRRVKRSDVEKLARATGAKIVTNIDDLKPEDLGYADLVEERKVGEDKMVFIEGAKNPRSVTILIRGGFERIVDEAERSIHDALSAVADAIMDGKVVAGGGSVEVELAKHLREWAKTVPGKIQLAVEAFARALESLPQTLATNAGHDPIDVLMKLRSSHSDASKKWYGVDLNTGNPIDMWASGVIEPLRVKLNAYKAGTEAATLILRIDDMVAAKRTETGAGKKPEEKKEEEESGKSSTSSSSD
- a CDS encoding LSM domain, producing the protein MAVATEPARRFTARLNSLMDRVVTVVTREGRQYTGKLVGFDPASLSVALEEVRDQQGSSWPVVIVMGNNLAEIRVAESEVFNAKEFAEFIARFGNIDRSQIKVFEDANVVEVSRNIRVSKNGVEGAGPLAQKVNTLYREYLRTKGVTVSR
- a CDS encoding putative thioesterase → MSPLYSKRYRVYWSETDAALMMHFSNFFRVCERTEEEFLASLGVTQRGPPGSRILMPRVHAECDYESPLRPGAVYRVDITDVIIGRSSLQYLYEFYDESSGKLSARCKIVAVFYDEAEGKAKEIPMELREKLLAAGARLREDLAST
- a CDS encoding Fe2+/Zn2+ uptake regulating protein; amino-acid sequence: MKAEEGEELQVKLQEVIRKISEEEKRVTPQRVLLTKLILARVKDHASLKDLFQEAQEQLPRVGISTVYNTIKMLESMGVIDTFTVDDKLRIDQPMPHVNVYCKNTGKVFDVDGQVMEDFSTMLRERGIQVRKVIVEANCP
- a CDS encoding Ribosomal protein S17E: MGKVRTSLVKRTARELLAKYPDLFTEDFQHNKKAVSQLTAWGSKKLRNQVAGYVTSLVKLQKKRQQLRAAEEGQAAQ
- a CDS encoding universal archaeal KH-domain/beta-lactamase-domain protein, producing the protein MESQPQTGEERRLVSGTQLRRLIVTEIYKNLGDAEITKIEFEGPEIAIYVKNPRWMLEGEEKVKELAKQLRKRIVVRSDPKARATKEFTLRYIIENAPEDVTIDPSDIQFDEVLGEVRVLTDKPGKLIGKGKAFRNQVLAQTGWRLEVQRKPPLLSKTLYSINELYLMASAERRKALRDIGERIYRDMIVGPRHVRVVGLGGFGEVGRSCVLVDTAESKILLDVGFSQSGFGPDSYPRFDASELRIDELDAVVISHAHMDHVGLAPLLYKYGYRGPIYMTPPTRDIATLLLKDFIDVFVKEGKEPPFTLKDLTTMLNHTITVNYDVVTDLSPDAKLTFSDAGHVLGSALVHIHIGQGLFNILYTGDIKYYSIKENKALRLQPPANTEYHRVEALIMESTYGGTDTPPREEAEQRLFQLINAVHQRGGKVLIPVMAVGRAQDMMVLLGKAMAEKKIPEMPIYIDGLIYEVTAIYTAYPELLSKEIRDEMLNQGSNPFITPQMVFVNDQSKRDEAIYTQGPAIIISTSGMMVGGPILEYFKRLAEDARNALVFVSYQASGTLGRRIADGEKEVQLEDEGKLRTFKVNLEVQRIEGFSGHANRSELLAFLRRLTPKPRIVVLNHGETAQLASLASTIKTRWDKLGFETSPEVIVPENLEAVRLYPRSSKLHAALLYS
- a CDS encoding Carbamate kinase: MRIVIALGGNALQKPNEKGTPSQLWDNVRRTARLLAASIGDNEVVITHGNGPQVGQLLESMIMAADIYPVQTIDIADAMTQGWLGYLIQTALEEALGFRRRVLALITRVLVDAKDPSFLNPSKPVGRIVSQREAEELSKRYGWKFERDPRGGYRRVVPSPEPLEVLELPIIERLIKDGTVVIAAGGGGIPLVRQGDRLMPVEAVIDKDLVSALLAIGLRADKFVILTDVEGVAINYGRQDQRWLKEVTTEELKVLYAKGEFPPGSMGPKVLAAVRFAEATGNPAIIGSLDEAPDVIAGRRGTIVRRP
- a CDS encoding Glycerol dehydrogenase, giving the protein MYQGQHIIDLPKRIVVGEGVLSQLGTHFKELFNKGGLVYVVTGQNILQLYYKKVKEMLEDAGFSVTYLVTGPATVDEARRVASEAEKDRADILMGLGGGRSIDLAKYAAAELGKDFVSVPTSPSHDGITSPFATLRGFERPYSKLARPPKLLLLDIDVLASAPRRLAAAGFGDLIGKFTAVLDWRLAHRLRGEYYGAYAASLALMSAKHVSAYARQIGAGNREGLRALVEALVSSGVAMCIAGSSRPASGSEHLFAHALEMISQSPPLHGEAVGVGTIMMSYLHGLRWSRVRRLLKEAGAPTTAKELGVKEEEVIEALVKAASIRPERYTILGEKGLTREAAEELAIRTKVIG
- a CDS encoding proteasome endopeptidase complex, archaeal, beta subunit translates to MDGAKNMSENYWGYSVKAWHGTTTVGLVIKDYVVLAADKRATAGFLIASRSVKKIVKVTDYAAMTISGLVADAQALADVVREEARYYEMNTGRRLSIYGMATLLANVLSSSKYFPYIVQLIIGGYDTAPRLYAIDPYGGVTEEKMTASGSGSPVALGVLERGYSEDLDLEGAVKLASEAVRSAILRDAATGDGIDVTIIGHKTYQERFIPFRAS
- a CDS encoding putative phosphoribosyltransferase, whose protein sequence is MAQVRVRLLGALKERTDGKQEVWVEARSWSEALRALLASYPQLSVAVDDRGRPRPGFLVFVDGVDCRLLDEGAPANEVDLLPVNHGGVEFRFVTWNDVEEAIRRIADKIQASSFKPEVIVGVMRGGVVPGRLLADRLGIEDIGVIEVKLYISAGQRGERPYLRQPLTLSIKDRRVLLVDDVSDSGLTLQFSVQALSLYMPAEIKTATLYIKPWTKYVPDYYAEQVNEWVIFPWETEEFEREYRTHR